One region of Primulina huaijiensis isolate GDHJ02 unplaced genomic scaffold, ASM1229523v2 scaffold43197, whole genome shotgun sequence genomic DNA includes:
- the LOC140969958 gene encoding uncharacterized protein, translating to MMNPYNPTTLLGWRANVDMSPCTSIQAVVAYLVKYCSKDEPNTATYNDITRSLLPYLSHRQPDLSYASKLMNRLIGERDWSAQEVSHVLFGLPLHRGSRQSVTLDCRKESDIGRTVELDESGVEQRSGKHLLEKYETRDPEYENATLFQFLTNFEHTRGKVHKPRPRAKNRVIIYSPRYDASPGNVQYEDYCRLKIALHHPFRKYPTLPWNGNETWAAALDGCRSLCDTHPHDYVEDPSLLQQERDDEDEFVPEDIPLDIEQGPELLAGETAARNPAQQAEDPDNLGQRQVDRQYLWEFHVSTYVEHGSGLGVTIYDGQNWWKRAKELYKIPPRVRWQSQGVVDRLAAEQRIIYDKVISHYRAILAGQDPPPFLLNVDGRAGTGKSFVIQVLSAHLQELSHKEVIIRCAPTGAASFGIAGSTMHSIFKLPVGHNIAFGPLNAAQAAALQARLANVQYIILDEKSYVAI from the coding sequence ATGATGAACCCGTACAACCCGACTACCTTGCTTGGCTGGCGTGCGAACGTCGACATGTCACCGTGCACGTCGATCCAAGCCGTCGTAGCATACCTGGTGAAGTACTGCAGCAAGGACGAGCCTAATACTGCTACATACAACGATATTACGAGGTCGCTTCTGCCGTATCTGAGCCACCGGCAGCCTGACCTATCGTACGCTTCCAAGTTAATGAACCGGCTGATTGGGGAGCGTGATTGGTCCGCACAAGAGGTCTCACACGTCCTGTTTGGCCTGCCTCTGCACCGCGGAAGTCGTCAGAGTGTGACGCTTGACTGTCGTAAAGAATCAGATATTGGCCGCACAGTCGAGCTAGATGAGTCTGGCGTCGAGCAACGGTCCGGCAAACATCTCTTAGAGAAGTATGAAACCCGAGACCCGGAGTACGAGAATGCTACTCTCTTCCAGTTCCTTACGAACTTCGAGCATACGAGAGGCAAGGTGCACAAACCCCGTCCAAGGGCTAAGAATCGAGTCATTATCTACTCGCCGAGATATGATGCCAGCCCAGGGAACGTCCAGTACGAGGACTATTGCCGCTTGAAGATTGCCCTCCACCACCCGTTCCGTAAATACCCAACACTTCCGTGGAATGGCAATGAAACGTGGGCTGCTGCGCTCGACGGCTGCCGTAGTCTATGCGACACACATCCGCATGACTACGTCGAGGATCCATCACTCCTTCAGCAAGAACGAGACGACGAGGACGAATTCGTTCCCGAAGACATTCCATTAGATATTGAGCAAGGCCCGGAACTGCTCGCTGGTGAGACGGCTGCACGAAACCCTGCGCAACAGGCGGAGGATCCAGACAACCTTGGCCAACGACAGGTCGACCGTCAGTACCTATGGGAGTTCCACGTTAGCACGTACGTCGAGCACGGCAGTGGCTTGGGTGTCACCATATACGACGGACAGAACTGGTGGAAGCGTGCCAAAGAGCTTTACAAAATCCCTCCGCGGGTAAGATGGCAGTCGCAGGGTGTAGTAGACCGACTTGCCGCTGAGCAGCGGATCATCTATGACAAGGTTATTAGTCACTATCGCGCTATACTTGCCGGCCAGGATCCTCCACCATTCTTGCTCAACGTTGATGGCAGAGCAGGCACCGGAAAGTCGTTCGTAATACAGGTGTTGTCCGCCCACCTTCAAGAGCTATCGCACAAGGAGGTGATCATTCGCTGTGCGCCTACGGGTGCGGCGTCCTTTGGTATTGCTGGCAGCACGATGCATTCCATCTTCAAGTTGCCAGTAGGACACAACATCGCCTTTGGCCCTCTTAACGCCGCACAGGCAGCGGCGCTCCAGGCTCGACTCGCAAACGTTCAATACATCATCCTGGATGAGAAGTCGTACGTGGCCATATAG
- the LOC140969959 gene encoding uncharacterized protein translates to MVSLASLHRIEKRLQQASCNMRPFGGYSIILFGDFWQLPPVADRALYYNVHQDRPAQDTTAQDTTATDIGSAVAHASQPNVHRLPPTKGPSIEDISGFTKYRQFTESVELKVQQRQQGNQDAFKAALEGLRNSDVTLAHWETLTTRCQANLSLSEIRSFEDAIRLYPTGAMVNEFNHGCQRDSKQPILKVSATHKTTDAIAAAATGSQAGQLEAQLDLCIGCKLMILENLWTERGIVNGTQCRLYDIVWRPGTDPRKDPPLCLLVAVPKESYGGPYVEEYSFRGLSYAVVPIFRSKRDFWLNGETRYRTQFPVKLAYALTIHKAQGMTLPKAVLNLTQGTKNVSVYYVGVSRVKRLEDVMFEEAFDLERLTAATTALQEMRQQDEEDDLYSSSQPPTHRRRIEQA, encoded by the coding sequence ATGGTGTCCCTCGCCTCGCTCCATCGGATCGAGAAGCGCTTACAGCAGGCGTCCTGCAACATGAGACCTTTCGGCGGTTACAGCATCATCCTCTTTGGTGACTTCTGGCAGCTTCCTCCCGTCGCTGATAGGGCACTATACTACAATGTCCATCAAGACAGACCAGCGCAAGACACAACCGCGCAAGACACGACGGCGACCGACATTGGCTCCGCCGTTGCGCACGCATCACAGCCTAACGTCCACCGTCTTCCGCCAACCAAGGGTCCGTCGATCGAGGACATATCTGGCTTCACCAAGTATCGTCAGTTTACGGAGAGTGTCGAGTTGAAGGTGCAGCAACGCCAGCAGGGCAATCAGGATGCATTCAAAGCCGCGTTGGAAGGCCTTCGCAACTCGGATGTCACTCTTGCTCACTGGGAAACGCTTACTACTCGTTGTCAGGCGAATCTTTCACTCTCCGAGATTCGGTCGTTTGAGGACGCCATCCGTCTGTATCCTACCGGCGCAATGGTGAACGAGTTTAATCATGGCTGTCAGCGAGACAGCAAGCAGCCGATACTCAAGGTCTCAGCTACCCACAAGACGACAGATGCTATTGCTGCTGCGGCTACTGGATCGCAGGCTGGCCAGCTCGAAGCACAGTTAGATCTCTGTATCGGGTGCAAGCTTATGATACTAGAGAATCTATGGACCGAGCGAGGCATAGTAAACGGCACCCAGTGCAGGCTGTATGACATTGTCTGGCGCCCTGGCACCGACCCGCGCAAAGATCCACCCCTCTGCCTCTTAGTTGCCGTTCCAAAGGAGTCCTACGGTGGCCCGTACGTCGAGGAGTACTCCTTCCGGGGGTTAAGCTACGCTGTTGTCCCTATCTTTCGGTCAAAGAGAGACTTCTGGCTCAACGGCGAGACTCGATATCGTACGCAGTTCCCAGTCAAGTTGGCGTATGCCCTTACCATCCATAAAGCCCAGGGGATGACGCTTCCAAAGGCAGTCCTCAATCTTACGCAGGGCACGAAGAATGTGTCGGTGTATTACGTCGGCGTATCGCGGGTGAAGAGGCTGGAGGATGTGATGTTCGAGGAAGCCTTTGATCTCGAACGTCTAACGGCAGCTACGACGGCACTGCAGGAGATGAGGCAGCAGGACGAGGAAGACGATTTGTATTCATCAAGCCAGCCACCTACCCACCGCCGCAGGATTGAGCAGGCCTGA